One Pichia kudriavzevii chromosome 3, complete sequence genomic window carries:
- a CDS encoding uncharacterized protein (PKUD0C06770; similar to Saccharomyces cerevisiae YOR346W (REV1); ancestral locus Anc_7.46), which translates to MSYDRKQNSELWDSVNESSLIRVFGPVGAVEQSTERDTDKDTDNDTDEEAKFQTKTTSNHITVTTSTQDWGSLNDSELISFINKISQSHAQSNTTVNDTNVIDQASERNVDVSSNPEGAKEVPTLVSSPVLFAQETVLEDIEPLDSDGMDKMEKDLEDADKYAFDDHSSYFKMKNIKQQEQGEALSKILKRGDPSRYPPIFSNCRIHVNGRTDPDILQLRKYIVLYGGTYVHFLSNKSAATHIVAESLPPRKRIQFGNCKVVTPKWIMDSIESKTLLNWADYRLEQLREHGQTLIIFNKQKDIIRERSSINQNDALDVGVEQKDVFMESDDHLSQELQRAGVTARDPNFLPIFFSKSRLHHLSTWKSELRSGFIDKAISVLKSRNIKPNKNPKVILHVDFDCFFATVSAQMQKPPLDITKVPCCVTHGGNSADIASCNYVARKFGVRNGMWISKARSLCPELICMPYYFEEYERISQLFYQKLLSFNVDSILPVSIDEALVDISTLSKDKEVEEIILHIKEELDQITKCSVSCGAGRNVLIAKLALREAKPNGVYYQGDDDSLTEFLDKVDVMNLPGFGTQLRRKLETLIKKPHITLADLRMVEQSKLVSLFGAKMGEKLYKFSRGKDETSIDVLSEPEKYMRKTVNIDVNWGIRFETNDQVENFLQRLAAELSRRLVDIDMAGSTVSLKLAIRHPDAPVEPAKYLGMGLCTFQSRSSRLGVATRDSGKLGSELKYMWRFMNINPLDLRGVGVSMSKLVKYDPGNRSVSNQMKLDFKLKDNKTFDSVNQHIADSRLKPPVTSSKKLAMGLPDSPKRASTSPQNARPSPLPDIKAEDIDWDIFEELPHDLQDEIKGELRRRNLISSPRRKKGNQSKNDIAYLVSPKRKFPRKETNTLLISPDKISEEKQKELIFQGIPVSEETLIYEKIYLWISITIENQLPINDADLELFYDFMLKLISTDDMLRFIRILGKIEYYIQAHSYKPGYEKWAAEISKLKSILENQSFTEFEFKF; encoded by the coding sequence ATGTCCTATGACAGAAAACAGAACTCAGAATTATGGGATAGTGTCAACGAATCATCTCTTATAAGGGTATTTGGGCCAGTTGGCGCCGTAGAACAATCTACGGAGAGAGATACAGACAAAGATACCGACAACGATACAGATGAAGAAGCCAAATTTCAGACGAAAACCACCTCCAACCATATAACAGTTACAACTTCAACTCAAGATTGGGGCTCTTTGAATGATTCGGAGTTGATCAGTTTCATAAACAAAATATCGCAAAGTCATGCACAATCCAACACGACAGTTAATGACACAAACGTTATTGATCAGGCTTCCGAGAGAAACGTTGACGTTTCCTCAAACCCAGAAGGAGCTAAAGAGGTCCCTACTTTGGTTTCTTCACCAGTTTTATTTGCACAAGAAACAGTGCTAGAAGATATTGAACCGTTGGATAGCGATGGGATGGATAAGATGGAAAAAGATCTGGAAGATGCCGACAAATATGCATTTGACGACCACTCAAGTTacttcaaaatgaaaaatatcaagcaGCAGGAACAAGGTGAAGCTTTATCCAAAATCTTAAAAAGAGGGGATCCTAGTAGGTATCCGCcgatattttcaaattgcaGAATACACGTGAACGGTAGGACAGATCCAGACATTCTACAGTTGAGGAAATACATTGTTTTGTATGGTGGGACGTatgttcattttctaaGCAATAAATCTGCTGCTACACATATAGTTGCTGAATCCTTACCCCCAAGAAAAAGGATTCAGTTTGGAAATTGTAAAGTTGTTACTCCTAAATGGATCATGGATAGTATCGAGAGTAAAACACTATTGAATTGGGCAGATTACAGGCTTGAACAATTAAGAGAGCATGGTCAGACTTtgatcatcttcaacaaacaaaaggaCATAATAAGGGAGAGGTCATCAATCAACCAAAATGATGCTTTAGATGTCGGAGTAGAACAGAAAGATGTATTTATGGAAAGCGACGATCATTTGTCTCAAGAGCTGCAACGTGCTGGAGTTACAGCCCGGGACCCTAATTTCCttcctatttttttctcaaagtCTCGTTTACACCATTTGAGTACTTGGAAGTCAGAATTACGTTCGGGTTTCATAGATAAGGCTATATCTGTATTGAAGTCTCGGAATATCAAACCTAATAAGAACCCCAAAGTGATTCTACATGTCGACTTTGATTGCTTCTTTGCCACTGTATCGGCACAAATGCAGAAACCTCCCTTAGACATTACTAAAGTTCCATGCTGTGTGACTCATGGTGGTAATTCTGCTGATATAGCATCCTGCAACTACGTTGCCAGAAAGTTTGGGGTTAGAAATGGAATGTGGATTTCAAAAGCTAGATCGTTGTGTCCTGAGTTAATTTGCATGCCTTATTATTTTGAGGAATATGAAAGAATATCTCAGTTGTTTTACCAAAAGTTGTTAAGTTTCAATGTCGACTCTATTTTGCCCGTGAGTATAGATGAAGCATTGGTTGATATATCCACACTATCTAAAGACAAGGAAGTGGAAGAGATCATTTTGCACATCAAAGAGGAGTTAGATCAAATAACAAAATGCTCGGTGAGTTGTGGAGCGGGCAGGAACGTTCTAATTGCAAAACTTGCATTACGAGAAGCTAAGCCTAACGGGGTATATTACCAAGGTGACGACGACTCACTTACCGAATTTTTGGATAAAGTTGATGTCATGAATTTGCCAGGGTTTGGGACACAGTTACGTCGAAAATTGGAAACCTTGATCAAAAAACCACATATAACACTAGCAGACTTGAGAATGGTTGAACAGTCCAAGTTGGTATCTTTGTTTGGTGCAAAAATGGGAGAGAAGTTATACAAATTCTCAAGAGGAAAAGATGAAACATCTATTGATGTGTTGTCCGAACctgaaaaatatatgaGAAAGACCGTCAACATTGATGTTAATTGGGGGATTCGATTTGAAACAAACGACCAGGTCGAAAACTTTTTGCAAAGACTAGCAGCCGAGTTGAGCCGCCGGTTAGTGGATATTGATATGGCTGGATCTACGGTTTCTCTTAAATTAGCCATACGCCATCCAGATGCTCCTGTCGAGCCGGCTAAATATCTAGGAATGGGCCTTTGCACCTTTCAATCAAGATCTTCCAGACTAGGAGTTGCAACGAGGGATTCCGGCAAATTGGGGAGTGAGCTTAAATATATGTGGAGGTTTATGAATATCAATCCTCTGGATTTGAGAGGGGTAGGGGTATCTATGAGCAAATTGGTAAAATATGATCCTGGGAATCGCAGTGTCAGTAATCAAATGAAGCTTGATTTTAAGCTTAAGGACAACAAAACATTTGATTCAGTAAATCAGCACATTGCCGATTCAAGGCTAAAACCACCTGTAACGTCTTCTAAAAAGCTCGCTATGGGTTTGCCAGACTCTCCTAAGAGAGCATCGACGTCTCCACAGAATGCAAGACCATCACCTCTTCCTGATATTAAAGcagaagatattgattgggatatttttgaagagCTACCACATGATCTTCAGGATGAAATCAAGGGCGAACTAAGAAGGCGTAATCTGATATCTTCTccaagaaggaagaaaGGCAATCAGTCAAAAAATGATATTGCCTATTTGGTCTCTCCTAAAAGAAAGTTTCctagaaaagaaacaaatacaTTATTGATATCACCGGATAAAATATCagaagaaaagcaaaaagaaTTAATATTTCAAGGGATACCAGTATCGGAGGAAACGCTTATATATGAAAAGATCTATTTGTGGATATCTATTACAATTGAAAACCAATTACCCATAAATGACGCCGATCTTGAGCTATTTTATGATTTCATGTTAAAGCTAATATCAACTGACGATATGTTGCGGTTCATTAGGATTCTGGGAAAGATAGAGTATTATATACAAGCACATAGTTACAAACCCGGTTACGAGAAATGGGCGgcagaaatttcaaagcTTAAGTCTATCTTGGAAAATCAATCATTTACAGAGTTTGAATTCAAGTTCTAA
- a CDS encoding uncharacterized protein (PKUD0C06780; similar to Saccharomyces cerevisiae YAL053W (FLC2) and YOR365C (YOR365C); ancestral locus Anc_7.16) has translation MNLYNLLFPLVLFWQFHLASAYKFLRSNTLLTCMENSQFTSTLFDVYYYPHNSTAVFTVDGSSSLTGNLKAQYELVVYGLSVYTGSLKLCSLNVKTLCPITSGHINIEGSYSVGTDLTDQIPSVAYSIPDLDAYVLVKIYDADDTSMETPLACIKAEVTNGKTVQTRYAGWPIACISGFGLIVSSFVSIMGHSTTAAHIASNAASLFIYFQNLAIMAMMGVARVPPIAASWAQNFMWSLGIIKTSFMQDIIYWYVQSTGGTVSSVLTNKDIISISVQKKLKFFKRAITAASSTDDTLDDPSLYYTDEYNLTSKTLVLRGVQRVSYLANIEISNLFMTGIIFFLFIGFVLIFLISIFKGFCEILIRSGTLKEHRFANFRANWYLVIKGSIYRYFDITFSTIVLLCCWEFTQNNSSGCLAFAIIIFGCIMILMGFATIRIFLEGLKSISQFKNPAYLLFGNDKFYFKYGFLYTQYLAKRYYWVIINFAYLFIRALLIAVLQNQGKVCAVIIFAIEIIHTAIIIVFRPYMDKRTNIFNIFIAVINLVNSVFFLFYSNVFKQKPVVSSVAAVVYFVMNAVFALILLIFTIVTCTIALLHKNPDVRYQTVKDDRTAFMTFETKNQDDDVELAALGATAMAGQDRSSYGNNEKTMLTTEQYKNNLDSKSHLEPYNPNFSKDSGLGNYRTDRVNPFENDDEISYNGSSTSDSYDRQNPFGNRNATRSGDEPRRYL, from the coding sequence ATGAACCTCTATAATCTACTATTCCCTCTTGTGTTGTTCTGGCAATTCCACCTGGCGTCAGCTTACAAATTTTTAAGATCCAACACCTTGTTGACATGTATGGAAAATTCGCAATTCACATCAACGCTTTTCGACGTTTACTATTATCCTCATAATTCAACTGCAGTCTTCACAGTCGATGGTTCATCATCCCTCACAGGTAACTTGAAGGCCCAATATGAACTAGTGGTGTATGGATTGTCTGTTTATACAGGTAGTTTAAAACTTTGTTCCTTGAATGTCAAAACATTATGTCCCATAACTTCTGGTCACATCAATATAGAAGGTTCCTACAGCGTTGGAACCGATTTGACAGATCAGATCCCAAGCGTTGCTTATTCGATTCCAGATTTAGATGCTTATGTGTTGGTCAAAATTTATGACGCCGACGATACCTCAATGGAGACTCCTTTGGCATGTATTAAAGCCGAAGTGACAAATGGTAAAACGGTCCAAACAAGATATGCCGGCTGGCCAATTGCTTGTATCTCTGGGTTTGGGCTAATTGTTTCGTCCTTTGTTTCCATCATGGGCCATTCTACTACGGCTGCCCATATTGCCTCAAATGCCGCCTCCTTGTTTATTTACTTTCAAAACTTGGCAATCATGGCGATGATGGGTGTTGCAAGGGTGCCGCCAATTGCCGCATCATGGGCACAAAATTTTATGTGGTCCTTGGgtattatcaaaactagCTTTATGCAAGATATCATTTACTGGTATGTCCAATCCACAGGTGGTACCGTGTCTTCTGTTTTAACAAATAAAGACATCATTTCTATCTCtgttcaaaagaaattaaagtttttcaaaagggCAATTACtgctgcttcttcaaccgATGATACCTTAGACGACCCAAGTCTCTACTACACTGATGAATACAATTTAACTTCGAAAACGTTGGTCTTGAGAGGTGTACAAAGAGTTTCTTATTTGGCCAACATTGAGATCTCAAACTTGTTTATGACTGGTATCATattctttctcttcattGGGTTTgtcttgatttttcttatttcaattttcaaagGCTTTTGTGAGATTCTAATTCGTTCGGGAACATTAAAAGAGCACAGATTTGCCAACTTTAGGGCTAATTGGTATTTAGTTATAAAAGGTTCAATTTACAGGTACTTTGATATTACTTTTTCGACTATTGTTTTGCTCTGTTGTTGGGAATTCACGCAGAATAACTCCAGTGGTTGCTTAGCCTTTgccattattatttttggcTGTATAATGATTCTTATGGGATTTGCTACTATACGGATTTTCTTGGAGGGACTAAAGTCGATTTCCCAGTTCAAGAATCCTGCTTACCTTCTTTTCGGTAATGACAAGTTCTACTTCAAATACGGATTCTTGTACACACAATACCTAGCAAAGAGATATTATTGGGTCATCATAAATTTTGCATACCTATTCATCAGGGCTTTATTGATTGCTgttttgcaaaatcaaGGTAAAGTATGTGCTGTTATCATTTTCGCCATTGAAATCATACATACGGCTATAATTATAGTCTTCCGTCCATACATGGATAAACGTACaaatatcttcaacataTTCATCGCCGTTATCAATTTGGTGAATTccgttttctttttgttttattctaatgttttcaaacaaaaaccAGTTGTTTCCTCTGTTGCTGCAGTGGTTTATTTCGTAATGAATGCAGTTTTTGCTTTGATTCTATTGATTTTCACAATTGTTACATGTACAATTGCATTATTACATAAGAATCCAGATGTCCGTTATCAAACTGTTAAGGATGATCGTACGGCATTTATGACTTTTGAAACTAAAAATCAAGATGACGACGTTGAATTGGCGGCTTTGGGTGCAACCGCAATGGCAGGTCAAGACAGATCTTCATATGGtaacaatgaaaaaacaatGCTGACCACCGaacaatacaaaaataatTTGGATAGTAAATCACATCTTGAACCATACAATCCAAATTTCAGCAAGGACAGTGGTCTCGGCAACTATAGAACGGATAGAGTCAATCCATTTGAAAACGACGACGAGATCTCTTATAATGGATCCTCCACTTCGGATTCATATGATAGGCAAAATCCGTTTGGCAATAGGAATGCAACTCGTTCTGGAGATGAACCAAGGCGTTACTTATGA
- a CDS encoding uncharacterized protein (PKUD0C06790; similar to Saccharomyces cerevisiae YAL054C (ACS1); ancestral locus Anc_7.15), with protein MAQKHLENEHLMNIEHMEVPSGFLERHPSKPYLTSLDQYKKMYKESIEQPGQFFAKMARENLSWFKDFTVAKVPEAPHLQDNNGEPSAWFVDGEINACYNCVDRWAIESPNKPAIIYEADEPNEGRVITYGELLKDVCKFAQVLKNLGVKKGDTVAVYLPMIPEAIVALMAIIRIGAIHSVIFAGFSSTSLRDRVLDANSKIVITADESKRGGKIIETKKIVDDAITQCPDVSNVVVFRRTGNSHIPWNSERDVWWHEEVSKYGPYCPAEPMNSEDPLFLLYTSGSTGKPKGILHTTAGYLLGALLTTKYVFDVHPEDIIFTAGDVGWITGHSYVVYGPLLNGATTVVFEGTPAYPNFSRYWEIVDKYGVNQFYVAPTALRLLKRAGEKYIENYKLNTLRVLGSVGEPIAKDVWEWYNEFIGRGKAHICDTYWQTESGSHLIAPLAGITPTKAGSASLPFFGIEPAIVDPVTGEELKGNNVEGVLCVKTAWPSMTRSIWNDYGRYLETYLKPYHGHYFSGDGAARDKDGFYWILGRVDDVVNVSGHRLSTAEIEAALIEHPLVSENAVVGFPDELTGSAVASFVSLKKDVEDREAIKKELILTVRKEIGPFAAPKVILLVNDLPKTRSGKIMRRILRKVLAGEEDQLGDISTLSNPDVVAHIIDVVMQHRK; from the coding sequence ATGGCTCAAAAGCATTTAGAAAATGAGCATCTTATGAATATCGAACATATGGAGGTTCCCTCGGGATTTCTCGAAAGACATCCTTCCAAGCCTTACTTGACTTCGCTTGATCAGTACAAGAAGATGTACAAAGAATCAATCGAGCAACCAGGTCAGTTTTTCGCCAAAATGGCAAGGGAAAACTTGTCTTGGTTTAAGGATTTTACTGTTGCCAAAGTGCCTGAAGCTCCTCATTTACAGGATAACAATGGTGAGCCATCTGCTTGGTTTGTTGATGGGGAAATCAATGCATGTTATAACTGTGTCGATAGATGGGCAATTGAATCTCCAAATAAACCGGCCATTATTTATGAGGCTGATGAACCAAATGAGGGTAGAGTCATTACTTATGGtgaattgttgaaggatGTTTGTAAATTTGCCcaagttttgaagaatttggGCGTCAAGAAGGGCGATACTGTTGCAGTTTATTTGCCAATGATTCCCGAAGCAATTGTTGCATTGATGGCAATCATTAGAATTGGTGCTATCCATTCTGTTATATTTGCAggattttcttcaacttctttaaGAGACAGAGTCTTGGAtgcaaattcaaagattgTCATTACTGCAGATGAATCCAAAAGAGGTGgtaaaatcattgaaaccaaaaagattgttgatgatgccATTACTCAATGTCCTGATGTTAGCAATGTTGTTGTATTCAGGAGAACTGGTAATTCCCATATTCCTTGGAACTCTGAAAGAGATGTTTGGTGGCATGAAGAGGTTTCCAAATATGGTCCTTATTGTCCAGCAGAACCAATGAATTCAGAAGATCCACTATTTTTGTTGTATACTTCAGGATCAACTGGTAAACCAAAGGGTATTTTACATACCACTGCCGGATATTTATTAGGTGCCTTATTGACAACCAAGTATGTTTTCGATGTTCATCCAGAagatatcattttcactGCCGGTGATGTTGGATGGATCACTGGGCATTCTTATGTTGTTTATGGACCTCTATTGAATGGAGCAACAACTGTTGTCTTTGAGGGAACACCAGCTTATCCAAATTTCTCTAGATATTGGGAAATTGTCGATAAATATGGTgtcaatcaattttatgTTGCACCAACTGCTCTTAGATTATTAAAGAGAGCTGGAGAAAAGTATATTGAGAATTACAAATTGAATACCTTGAGAGTCTTGGGATCTGTTGGTGAACCAATTGCAAAGGATGTTTGGGAATGGTATAATGAATTTATCGGTCGTGGTAAGGCTCATATCTGTGATACTTATTGGCAAACTGAATCTGGTTCCCATTTGATTGCCCCATTGGCTGGTATAACACCAACAAAAGCTGGTTCTGCTTCTTTACCATTTTTCGGCATTGAACCTGCAATTGTTGATCCTGTCACTGGTGAAGAGTTGAAGGGTAACAATGTTGAAGGTGTCTTGTGTGTCAAGACTGCATGGCCTTCAATGACTAGATCCATTTGGAACGATTATGGCAGATATTTAGAAACCTATTTAAAACCATACCATGGACATTATTTCTCTGGTGATGGTGCTGCAAGAGATAAGGATGGTTTCTATTGGATTCTAGGTAgagttgatgatgttgtCAATGTCTCTGGTCACAGACTATCAACTGCGGAAATTGAAGCTGCACTGATTGAACACCCACTTGTTTCTGAAAATGCAGTTGTTGGGTTCCCGGATGAATTGACTGGTTCTGCAGTTGCCTCATTTGTCTCGTTAAAGAAGGACGTTGAAGATAGAGAAGCAATAAAGAAAGAGTTGATTTTGACTGTTCGTAAAGAGATTGGACCATTTGCTGCACCTAAAGTTATCTTACTCGTCAATGATTTACCAAAAACCAGATCGGGTAAGATTATGAGGAGAATCTTGAGAAAAGTTTTAGCTGGTGAAGAGGACCAATTGGGTGACATCTCTACATTGTCAAATCCAGACGTTGTTGCCCATATTATCGATGTTGTTATGCAACACAGAAAGTAA
- a CDS encoding uncharacterized protein (PKUD0C06800; similar to Saccharomyces cerevisiae YPL221W (FLC1) and YGL139W (FLC3); ancestral locus Anc_6.241) has protein sequence MMFRQVSAAVTLVLLATQAYAERKLYSNSLVNCMKNNTDIIPDYFNVVFDAEARSINYDISLTATLNGKLKAAATVYAFGFDVIHETIDLCKLNMKQFCPITPSHIEVQSVQYIDKSYVDKIPGIAYTFPDLDAVARLIILNQENEILGCLQASFNNGKTVAHEGVKWATAVIAGLGLLVSALLSIFGNSASASRMSAVAMSLFTYFQSVVVIGMVAVEDTPPIASAWCENLAWSMGLIRTEFMQKIFRWYVQATGGTPTQYLTSSTKEILTQRSLDDAVVPFAKPSSFLSSTLDFLFPALKSVNTNELVARNSKDQDPRYFIPITHISSNDYLTILRGIKRIGYDSDIEPTSVVCTGFTFFFLCLYVLIAVYLFYRFMNERLTRTDRRNWLNKNLETRTNYIPVFKGMLLRYIFIGFPQLTILSLWEFTRNDSGAVVTVAVFFLILALSSMAVSCYQVLRFGKQSIVEHGNPAAILYGSSDVLSRYGFLYTVLNASKYWFCAVTLIHIFIKAIFVGLAQSSGKTQAMAIWIFDMIYLGLLCHFLPYMDRFTNVLFVFIQLINTINAFLFTFFSGIYNQEFRVSSVMGLIFFIMNAAVSLLLLLIILGLALFTIFSKNPDAKFSPTKDDRTSFQKKHQSIVPNFDDSNELLALGAVAKEHGENWENDLYKLQENLKHNSGDEFTTSHHQDTSSDEAVGGFAGFLSRAKSLTRGKSLLKKKTNEPSLEDHPLPPAPVSDDSNVDLHHNQNSSGELHSDPFQSHTENPFVSDEVFEHKRIGSRLSAMTNGTGGGLSVFGERINPADYESSIDEYPKTSRLSQSNATHPNRFRDSMHEEEESNDIDDMNEEDEEDEDDDSYLDTSGAHRRI, from the coding sequence ATGATGTTTCGACAAGTAAGTGCAGCCGTCACCTTGGTTCTTCTTGCAACCCAGGCGTATGCTGAAAGGAAACTATACTCAAATTCCCTCGTGAACTGTATGAAAAACAACACCGACATTATCCCTGATTATTTCAATGTTGTCTTCGATGCTGAAGCAAGATCGATCAACTACGATATCTCCTTGACAGCCACGTTGAATGGTAAGCTTAAAGCCGCAGCCACGGTTTATGCGTTTGGGTTCGACGTGATCCACGAGACCATTGATCTTTGTAAGTTGAACATGAAACAGTTTTGTCCAATAACTCCGTCTCATATTGAGGTTCAATCTGTTCAATACATCGACAAGTCATACGTGGACAAAATTCCAGGTATTGCTTACACTTTCCCAGACTTGGACGCTGTGGCTAGGTTGATTATTCTCAACCAAGAAAACGAAATCTTGGGCTGTTTGCAAGCCTCCTTCAATAATGGTAAAACAGTCGCCCATGAAGGTGTCAAATGGGCAACGGCTGTTATTGCAGGCTTGGGGTTGCTTGTGTCGGCCTTGCTTTCTATCTTTGGTAACTCGGCCTCGGCGTCAAGAATGTCTGCTGTTGCAATGTCTCTCTTCACATACTTTCAATCCGTTGTTGTCATTGGAATGGTTGCAGTTGAAGACACTCCCCCAATTGCTAGTGCTTGGTGTGAAAACTTGGCATGGTCGATGGGATTGATTCGTACCGAGTTTATGCAAAAGATTTTCAGATGGTATGTTCAAGCAACCGGCGGTACTCCCACTCAATATTTAACCTCTTCAACCAAGGAAATCTTGACTCAACGTTCATTAGACGATGCCGTTGTTCCATTTGCAAAACCTTCATCATTCTTATCATCAACTTTGGATTTCTTGTTTCCTGCCCTTAAATCCGTTAATACAAACGAATTGGTTGCTAGAAATAGTAAAGACCAAGATCCTCGGTATTTCATTCCAATCACTCACATTTCTTCCAATGATTATTTGACCATTTTAAGAGGTATCAAACGTATTGGTTACGATTCGGATATTGAGCCTACTTCGGTGGTTTGTACCGGAtttaccttcttctttttgtgtCTGTATGTGTTGATTGCCGTTTACCTCTTCTACAGATTCATGAATGAACGTTTAACGAGAACAGATAGGAGAAACTGGTTGAACAAAAATTTAGAAACCAGGACTAATTATATACCCGTCTTCAAAGGTATGCTGTTGAGATACATATTCATTGGTTTCCCCCAATTAACTATCTTGTCATTGTGGGAGTTCACACGTAACGATTCAGGTGCTGTTGTTACTGTTGccgttttctttttaattCTAGCATTATCATCCATGGCTGTTTCTTGCTACCAGGTCTTGCGTTTTGGTAAACAATCCATAGTTGAACATGGTAATCCTGCTGCTATTTTATATGGTTCTTCTGATGTTTTGAGTAGATACGGATTCTTATACACTGTTTTAAATGCTTCCAAATATTGGTTCTGTGCGGTTACTCTAATTCATATTTTTATTAAGGCAATTTTCGTTGGTTTGGCTCAATCCTCTGGGAAAACTCAAGCTATGGcaatttggatttttgaTATGATTTATCTTGGTTTGTTATGCCATTTCCTTCCTTACATGGATAGATTCACcaatgttttgtttgtcttTATCCAATTGATCAATACGATAAATGCATTCCTCTTCACTTTCTTTTCCGGTATTTATAATCAAGAGTTTAGAGTCTCATCAGTTATGGGactaatttttttcatcatgaATGCTGCTGTCTCtctcttgttgttgctgatCATTCTAGGCTTGGCATTATTCAcaatattttccaaaaaccCAGATGCAAAATTCTCTCCTACTAAAGATGATAGAACATCtttccaaaagaaacacCAATCTATTGTTCCAAATTTTGATGACTCCAATGAATTATTAGCTTTGGGTGCAGTCGCTAAAGAGCACGGTGAAAACTGGGAAAATGATCTGTATAAATTACAAGAGAACCTGAAACATAATTCTGGTGATGAATTCACAACATCCCACCATCAAGATACTTCCTCCGATGAAGCAGTTGGTGGTTTTGCGGGTTTCTTGAGTAGAGCCAAATCGTTAACAAGAGGTAAGTCTTTgctaaagaagaaaaccaATGAGCCATCTTTGGAAGACCATCCACTACCACCAGCTCCTGTTTCAGACGATAGTAATGTGGATCTTCATCACAATCAAAATAGCTCGGGAGAGCTACACAGTGATCCATTCCAAAGCCACACCGAAAATCCATTTGTATCAGATGAAGTGTTTGAGCATAAAAGAATTGGTTCCCGACTAAGTGCGATGACTAATGGCACAGGTGGTGGTTTGAGTGTCTTTGGTGAACGTATAAACCCTGCAGATTATGAATCTTCCATCGATGAGTATCCTAAGACTTCGAGATTATCACAATCTAATGCTACTCATCCAAACCGATTCAGAGATTCAATGcatgaggaagaagaatcTAATGATATCGATGATATGaatgaggaagatgaagaggatgaagatgatgattctTACCTTGATACCAGTGGTGCACACAGAAGGATCTAA